In Sphingobacterium sp. PCS056, the following proteins share a genomic window:
- a CDS encoding sensor histidine kinase: MKGNRFINVIKLIFLLVGCTVASYFVFKGWYTYAVFLFLFISGFAYRFYQQIHYLSKQLVEFSEAVKYHDFTRRFVVKNPKSTEGKLFTAFNQINDTYKEISIDKEIQHQYLDRVINMLNSAIIFYQLDTGKVMWVNDAFKQLFHMPHLGNISALKKKHEELYEKTMRLDVGQQQMESVQSNKGKIKLLIQSSSFETQDAVFRIVVYQNINEAMDETETKAWQKLLRVLTHEIMNSIAPISSLAETLNGRLNHFRGVEDIEDLKVGISTIQRRSQGLLHFAKSYRMINKVDEPLLTPIAVAQLFEHIYQLLEPTIIQKNVDVDIILKNTRLVLHADVNLIEQVIINLMLNAIDAVKSKDDAYISLSAIEMDGKIQIRIEDNGIGIAADLQEQIFTPFFTTKKTGTGVGLTLSKQIMLLHKGTIFVNSEEGKGSVFILQF; encoded by the coding sequence ATGAAAGGTAATCGATTTATTAATGTAATTAAACTTATTTTTTTATTAGTCGGATGTACTGTAGCGTCCTACTTCGTATTTAAGGGATGGTATACGTACGCTGTATTCCTTTTTTTGTTCATTTCTGGTTTCGCCTATCGCTTTTATCAACAGATACATTATCTATCAAAGCAACTCGTCGAGTTTTCTGAAGCGGTAAAATACCACGACTTTACCCGCAGATTTGTCGTTAAAAATCCAAAATCAACAGAAGGAAAGCTTTTTACTGCTTTTAATCAGATCAATGATACATATAAAGAGATTAGTATAGATAAGGAGATCCAGCATCAATATCTGGATCGGGTGATCAATATGCTGAATTCTGCTATTATCTTTTATCAATTGGATACGGGTAAAGTAATGTGGGTAAATGATGCTTTCAAACAATTGTTTCATATGCCGCATTTAGGTAATATCTCTGCCCTTAAAAAAAAGCATGAAGAACTTTATGAAAAAACGATGCGCTTGGATGTTGGGCAGCAACAGATGGAATCTGTTCAATCGAATAAAGGAAAAATAAAGTTGCTTATTCAAAGTTCTAGCTTCGAAACACAAGATGCGGTATTTCGAATTGTCGTTTATCAAAATATCAATGAAGCAATGGATGAAACTGAAACAAAAGCATGGCAAAAGCTTTTAAGGGTATTGACACATGAAATCATGAACTCGATTGCTCCCATAAGTTCACTCGCTGAAACGCTAAATGGAAGACTAAATCACTTCAGAGGTGTGGAAGATATTGAAGATTTGAAAGTCGGTATTTCTACAATTCAAAGAAGAAGTCAAGGGCTGTTACATTTTGCGAAAAGCTATCGGATGATCAATAAGGTAGATGAGCCTTTGCTTACACCTATTGCTGTTGCTCAGCTTTTTGAACATATCTATCAATTATTGGAACCGACCATCATTCAGAAGAATGTAGATGTTGATATTATACTTAAGAATACCAGATTAGTGTTGCACGCAGATGTTAATTTGATCGAACAGGTTATCATCAATTTGATGCTTAATGCGATCGATGCTGTGAAATCAAAAGATGATGCCTATATCAGTCTTTCTGCCATAGAGATGGATGGTAAAATACAGATACGGATAGAGGATAATGGTATTGGTATAGCTGCGGATTTACAAGAACAGATTTTCACACCTTTCTTTACAACAAAAAAAACTGGAACAGGAGTTGGATTAACATTAAGTAAGCAAATTATGCTTTTGCATAAAGGGACGATCTTTGTAAATAGTGAAGAAGGAAAAGGAAGTGTCTTTATTTTGCAATTTTAG
- a CDS encoding sigma-54-dependent transcriptional regulator has translation MKKAAVLVVDDDHDLLTAARILLKPKVSHVQVESNPENLMSHLDKMSYDVVLLDMNFKSTINTGNEGLFWLSKIKEKYPAIRVIMITAYGAVDLAVKSLKQGASDFVVKPWINEQLLATIENTLTENKNRDKKVKNSLLTNDGTPDLIGRSVVMDELQYKLEKIAPTDANILILGENGTGKDLIAQAIQKRSLRCNDVYVKVDVGSLTESLFESELFGYKKGAFTDAREDRQGRFETANGGTLFLDEIGNISLHQQSKLLTVLQNRYVTPLGSHQMIPVDIRLITATNVALKVLADENRFRKDLIYRINTVEIQVPPLRQRGDDIQLLAEHFLAVYAKKYNKRIDGFESDALKKLFSYHFPGNVRELQYSIERAVIMADQSSIRGNDIFFSPIEQQVEESPFETNIAGTNLEELERKAIKSAIERFNGNISKAAKELGLTRAALYRRLEKYDI, from the coding sequence ATGAAAAAAGCAGCAGTTTTAGTCGTCGATGATGACCATGATTTATTAACAGCCGCACGGATTTTACTCAAACCTAAGGTGAGCCATGTGCAGGTAGAATCCAATCCAGAAAATCTGATGAGTCATTTAGATAAAATGTCTTATGATGTGGTTTTGTTGGACATGAATTTTAAGAGTACCATTAATACTGGTAATGAGGGTTTATTTTGGTTGTCCAAGATCAAGGAAAAATATCCAGCAATTCGAGTCATCATGATCACCGCTTACGGAGCCGTTGATTTAGCAGTCAAATCACTTAAGCAGGGCGCCTCAGATTTTGTCGTAAAGCCCTGGATCAATGAACAATTATTGGCAACCATAGAAAATACACTGACAGAAAATAAAAATCGAGATAAAAAGGTTAAAAATTCCCTACTCACCAACGATGGTACTCCAGACTTGATCGGAAGGTCGGTCGTCATGGACGAGTTGCAATATAAGCTAGAGAAAATTGCACCAACTGACGCTAATATTCTTATTTTAGGAGAAAATGGTACTGGAAAGGATCTGATAGCGCAAGCCATCCAAAAGCGTTCCCTCCGTTGCAATGATGTGTATGTAAAGGTTGATGTAGGCTCATTGACAGAAAGCCTATTTGAAAGTGAATTGTTCGGATATAAAAAAGGAGCTTTTACTGATGCACGAGAAGATCGTCAGGGCAGGTTTGAAACAGCTAATGGCGGAACCTTATTTTTGGACGAAATCGGTAATATTTCTTTGCATCAACAGTCCAAGTTATTGACTGTACTCCAGAATCGTTATGTGACACCGCTAGGATCACATCAGATGATACCTGTTGATATCCGTCTGATCACAGCTACAAATGTAGCCTTGAAAGTGCTTGCCGATGAAAATAGATTTAGAAAAGATTTGATTTACCGTATCAATACGGTGGAAATTCAGGTTCCTCCTTTAAGACAAAGGGGAGATGATATTCAACTCTTGGCAGAGCATTTTTTAGCCGTTTATGCTAAAAAATATAATAAACGTATCGACGGATTTGAGTCTGATGCCTTAAAAAAATTATTCTCTTATCATTTTCCTGGTAACGTTCGTGAATTGCAATATAGTATCGAACGAGCGGTAATTATGGCTGATCAGTCGAGCATCAGAGGTAATGATATCTTTTTTTCTCCTATAGAGCAACAAGTCGAAGAAAGTCCTTTTGAAACAAATATTGCAGGTACAAATTTAGAAGAATTAGAACGAAAAGCCATCAAATCAGCTATTGAACGATTTAATGGAAATATAAGTAAGGCAGCAAAAGAACTGGGACTGACTCGCGCAGCTCTTTATAGAAGATTGGAGAAATATGATATCTAA
- a CDS encoding TolC family protein, translated as MKQILIYSLCFLCSLTFVHAQVQQRSLNECIQLAVKANPALMQNELDVKRADINLKQAKANRLPDVNANLNHAFSTGRILDKAVNQYTTTNNSSGGSSLGVSIPVFNGFRILHDVRMKADAKVASKLEFDSQINTLKLDVIESFIQILTAQDVLKQSELQTDVTREQVRRAEVLHKEGAINPGDYFDLKGQLANDINAIDNNKQVLYLNRLKLANLLNLDETSLGELRPLEFKQDAELRTAAQLFNTASENLPNIPALDWRIKAAERNIKVVKASYWPSLSLNAGLSTNYSNSADFGYLKQFNNNLGKSISLNLNIPIFNHLAVYNQVKLARLDLETAKFQKDIALNDLRQETAKAVFNLKNVSNNIVQLQEQQQSYSESFRIAQVHFEAGNSNSVLFLTAKNKLDSSQIQLLVKQYEWLLQKYINDYYAGALNL; from the coding sequence ATGAAACAAATCTTGATATACAGTTTGTGTTTTCTTTGTAGCTTGACTTTTGTGCATGCACAAGTTCAACAACGGTCGTTGAACGAGTGCATACAATTAGCTGTAAAAGCAAATCCTGCTTTAATGCAAAATGAATTAGATGTAAAACGGGCGGATATTAATTTAAAGCAGGCAAAAGCTAATCGATTGCCAGATGTAAACGCAAATTTAAATCATGCCTTTAGTACTGGACGTATTCTGGATAAGGCTGTTAATCAATATACAACAACAAATAATTCATCCGGAGGTTCATCTCTTGGAGTTAGTATTCCCGTATTTAATGGATTTCGAATTTTGCATGATGTTCGGATGAAAGCCGACGCCAAAGTAGCGAGTAAATTGGAATTCGATTCGCAGATCAATACTCTTAAATTGGACGTAATCGAATCATTTATCCAAATATTAACCGCACAAGATGTGCTGAAACAATCAGAACTGCAAACTGATGTAACGAGGGAGCAAGTGCGGAGAGCAGAGGTTTTACATAAAGAAGGAGCAATTAATCCTGGAGACTATTTTGATTTGAAGGGTCAATTGGCAAACGATATTAACGCCATTGACAATAATAAACAAGTCTTATATCTCAACAGGCTAAAGTTGGCAAATCTGCTAAATTTGGATGAAACAAGTTTGGGTGAGTTGAGGCCATTAGAATTTAAACAGGATGCCGAACTACGAACAGCTGCTCAATTATTTAATACTGCAAGTGAAAATTTGCCTAACATTCCAGCATTGGATTGGCGTATCAAAGCTGCTGAGCGTAATATCAAAGTAGTGAAAGCAAGTTATTGGCCTTCACTGTCATTAAATGCAGGTTTATCAACGAATTATTCGAATTCAGCCGATTTTGGATATTTGAAACAATTTAATAATAACCTTGGAAAATCAATTTCTTTAAATCTAAACATCCCAATTTTTAATCATTTGGCAGTTTATAATCAGGTTAAATTGGCTAGGCTTGATTTGGAAACGGCCAAATTTCAAAAAGATATAGCTTTAAATGACTTGCGTCAGGAAACAGCTAAAGCAGTTTTTAATTTAAAAAACGTCAGCAATAATATTGTGCAGCTGCAAGAACAACAGCAGAGTTATTCCGAATCATTTCGTATCGCACAAGTACACTTTGAAGCAGGGAATAGTAATTCGGTATTATTTTTAACCGCAAAAAACAAACTGGATAGCAGTCAGATCCAACTCCTTGTCAAACAGTATGAATGGCTGTTGCAAAAATATATCAATGATTATTATGCAGGTGCGTTAAATTTATAG
- a CDS encoding efflux RND transporter periplasmic adaptor subunit, with protein sequence MDRALEKKKWNNKRILTLVGITGLVGLIAASFYFTSGKSKLNVEADRISIVEIKKDNFQEFIPINGTVLPISSIYLDASVGGRMEEKYVEDGAILKKGDPIMRLSNTDQELNLIQQETQVLNLLTQSQIAQTNAQQVSINNRNQMADVEQAYKEAERVYQLNQKLLNEKAIGSQEFEKSKNEYNYQKERVNLTKQILRQDEVSTNQKAHQDKETYQRTQSALELMKRKIGDLIVRSPVDGQLTSFDAEIGQNKNAGERLGQIDVLTGFKVRADIDEHYINRIFPDLQGEFTIGDKAYKLKIKKVYTQVTNGRFQVDMEFVNEVPKGIRRGQTLQIRLALSDETKAVLLAKGGFYQQTGGNWIFKLDKNGTTAYRVDIQLGRQNPEYYEVIKGLQPGDKVIVSSYETYDKVQELNIKR encoded by the coding sequence ATGGATAGAGCTTTAGAAAAGAAGAAATGGAATAACAAACGTATATTAACCTTAGTTGGAATTACAGGTTTGGTCGGCCTTATCGCTGCAAGCTTTTATTTTACAAGTGGCAAAAGTAAGCTTAATGTAGAAGCAGACCGTATATCCATCGTTGAGATTAAAAAAGACAACTTTCAGGAATTCATTCCAATTAATGGAACTGTTCTGCCCATCAGCAGTATTTATTTAGATGCATCTGTAGGGGGACGTATGGAAGAAAAATATGTAGAAGATGGTGCAATTTTAAAAAAGGGCGATCCCATTATGCGTCTATCCAATACCGATCAGGAACTTAATCTGATTCAACAAGAAACTCAGGTTTTAAATTTATTAACACAATCACAAATCGCTCAAACCAATGCACAACAGGTTTCGATCAATAACCGCAATCAAATGGCTGATGTGGAACAAGCTTATAAAGAAGCTGAGCGTGTATATCAATTAAATCAAAAGCTATTAAATGAAAAAGCAATTGGTTCACAAGAATTTGAAAAATCCAAAAATGAATATAACTACCAAAAAGAACGTGTTAATTTAACGAAACAAATCCTTAGACAGGATGAGGTATCGACCAATCAAAAGGCACATCAAGATAAAGAGACTTATCAACGTACACAAAGTGCTTTGGAATTAATGAAGCGAAAAATTGGGGATTTGATTGTACGTTCCCCAGTAGATGGTCAATTAACATCATTTGATGCAGAAATTGGACAGAATAAAAATGCAGGTGAACGTCTGGGACAGATTGACGTACTGACAGGATTTAAAGTTCGTGCTGATATTGACGAACATTACATCAATCGCATATTTCCGGATCTGCAAGGCGAGTTCACCATTGGTGATAAAGCATATAAATTAAAAATCAAAAAAGTATATACGCAAGTAACTAATGGTCGTTTTCAAGTCGATATGGAATTTGTCAATGAAGTACCTAAAGGTATTCGTAGAGGGCAGACTTTACAGATCAGATTAGCTTTGAGCGACGAAACGAAAGCGGTATTGCTTGCAAAAGGAGGTTTTTATCAGCAGACTGGTGGTAACTGGATCTTCAAATTGGATAAAAATGGAACTACCGCTTACCGTGTTGACATTCAATTGGGAAGGCAAAATCCGGAATACTATGAAGTCATCAAAGGTTTACAACCTGGAGATAAAGTAATCGTTTCCAGCTATGAGACTTATGATAAAGTACAAGAATTGAATATTAAACGCTAG
- a CDS encoding ABC transporter permease: MIKNFIKATFRNLWKTKSYSFLNIFGLAIGIAAAALIFLWVENEVNYNKHFAHVDDIYVVKSKQTYDGSTFVFESIPGPLSQAIEKEIPGIKYAVRMASNNSLLFSNGENNLYLNGYHADPEIIDLLSVDFLQGNRSEALKDPNNIILSSDGAKLLFGDEPALGKSVRIGNNESYIVSGIVQDFPNNSNLKFNWIIPFKKFETGQEWLKEWGNNGLMTLVQVEKNANINQINAKLLDFVKNKTNGQVTFSKNYLYPMNRWRLYNTFDKNGNEKEGRIKNVKLFSFVAGIVLLIACINFMNLATARSEKRAKEVGMRKVVGATKNSLITQFLGESLIFAFLSALLAIVFVYISIGPFNSIINQKLEVDLLSTNHLLFLLIIVLSCGIFAGSYPAFYLSSFNPISTLKGHKQKTGASIFIRKGLVVLQYTASIVLIISTIIIYQQINHAKGRDLGYNRSQVITTNLQGDLAQHIDLIKDQLKATGSIEHIGISDMSILNIGSNSSGFEWEGKDPKSSILISMLRTDDEFIPSMDMKMIDGRNFNPHFLGDSTSIIVNETLAKMIKKDGMVAGSTITYGTESFRIAGVVKNFLYNSVYEAPSPLIFIPFKAPTGILNIKTKAGVDIPSTVQQIEKILKQHNPSYPFEYRFLDDSFNNTFQSELFIQKLASVFSILSIIISCLGLFGLSAFATAQRSKEIGIRKVLGASVTRLINMLNREFIILIMLSCLIAFPIAWYMMNQWLGNYGYRIDISWTVFLISGALALFIAIITISGQALKAALSNPTNSLRDQ, encoded by the coding sequence ATGATTAAAAATTTTATAAAAGCAACTTTTCGCAATCTTTGGAAAACCAAAAGCTACAGCTTTCTTAATATTTTTGGGCTCGCTATTGGCATTGCCGCAGCAGCCTTAATTTTTCTATGGGTAGAAAATGAAGTCAACTATAATAAGCACTTTGCTCATGTAGATGACATCTATGTTGTTAAATCTAAGCAAACTTATGATGGCTCAACCTTTGTATTTGAGTCTATCCCTGGCCCCTTAAGCCAAGCCATTGAAAAGGAAATTCCAGGTATAAAATATGCAGTAAGAATGGCATCAAATAATTCCTTGTTATTTTCGAATGGAGAGAACAACCTATACCTCAATGGCTATCATGCTGATCCAGAAATCATCGATTTATTATCAGTCGATTTTCTACAGGGGAATCGCTCTGAAGCACTAAAAGATCCAAATAATATTATCCTCAGTTCGGATGGGGCAAAACTGCTATTTGGTGATGAACCTGCACTTGGAAAGTCAGTTCGTATAGGTAACAATGAATCGTACATTGTTTCTGGAATCGTACAAGATTTTCCAAATAATAGCAATTTAAAATTCAATTGGATTATTCCATTCAAAAAATTTGAGACAGGACAGGAATGGTTAAAAGAATGGGGAAATAATGGTTTAATGACTTTAGTTCAAGTCGAAAAAAATGCCAACATTAATCAAATCAATGCTAAACTATTAGATTTTGTTAAAAATAAAACAAATGGTCAAGTGACATTTTCCAAGAACTACCTTTACCCAATGAATCGCTGGCGTCTTTACAATACTTTCGACAAAAATGGAAACGAAAAAGAGGGAAGAATTAAAAATGTTAAACTATTTAGTTTTGTCGCTGGCATCGTGTTACTAATCGCCTGTATCAATTTCATGAATCTGGCTACAGCCAGATCTGAGAAAAGAGCCAAAGAAGTTGGTATGCGCAAAGTGGTTGGAGCTACTAAAAATTCTCTAATTACACAATTTTTAGGAGAATCGTTGATTTTCGCCTTTCTTTCTGCACTATTAGCGATTGTGTTTGTTTACATCTCGATTGGACCATTTAACAGTATTATCAATCAAAAACTCGAAGTAGATTTATTGAGTACAAACCATTTATTATTCCTACTCATTATCGTATTGTCTTGTGGCATCTTTGCTGGAAGTTATCCCGCATTTTATCTTTCGTCATTCAATCCAATTTCAACATTAAAAGGACATAAACAAAAAACAGGGGCATCTATTTTCATTCGAAAAGGATTGGTGGTATTACAATATACAGCGTCTATCGTACTTATAATTAGCACCATTATTATCTATCAACAGATAAACCACGCTAAAGGTCGAGATTTAGGTTACAACCGTAGTCAAGTTATTACTACAAATCTACAGGGAGATTTAGCGCAACATATTGATTTAATTAAAGATCAGTTAAAGGCTACAGGCAGTATTGAACATATAGGCATTAGCGATATGAGTATTTTAAATATCGGTAGCAATTCAAGTGGCTTTGAATGGGAAGGAAAAGATCCTAAATCCAGTATACTGATCAGTATGTTACGAACTGATGATGAATTTATCCCAAGTATGGACATGAAGATGATCGATGGACGTAATTTTAATCCGCATTTTTTAGGAGATAGTACATCTATTATCGTAAATGAGACTCTCGCAAAAATGATCAAAAAAGATGGAATGGTTGCTGGAAGTACAATTACCTATGGAACAGAATCCTTTCGAATAGCAGGTGTTGTTAAAAATTTTCTATATAACAGTGTCTATGAAGCACCTAGCCCACTTATCTTTATTCCTTTTAAGGCCCCTACTGGTATTTTAAATATCAAAACCAAAGCTGGAGTTGACATTCCATCTACTGTACAACAAATTGAAAAAATTCTAAAACAACATAATCCCTCTTATCCTTTTGAATATCGGTTTTTAGATGATTCTTTTAATAATACATTTCAATCTGAACTATTTATTCAAAAACTAGCTTCAGTGTTTTCGATACTTTCTATTATTATCTCTTGCCTAGGTCTATTTGGACTATCAGCTTTTGCAACTGCACAGCGATCAAAAGAAATTGGTATTCGAAAAGTATTGGGTGCATCTGTTACACGGCTGATAAATATGCTAAACCGGGAATTCATTATACTCATTATGTTATCTTGCCTGATCGCATTTCCGATCGCGTGGTATATGATGAATCAGTGGTTAGGTAATTATGGTTATCGCATTGATATCTCCTGGACAGTGTTTTTAATCAGTGGAGCACTTGCACTTTTTATCGCCATCATAACGATTTCAGGTCAGGCTTTAAAAGCGGCATTATCTAACCCTACAAACTCATTAAGAGATCAATAA
- a CDS encoding ABC transporter ATP-binding protein, with the protein MIKISNLQKYYRTEEVETVALNNLNIHVKEGEFVAVMGPSGCGKSTLLNIIGLLDDLDEGSYLFNDIEVAKFKERGRSDLRKHNIGFVFQSFNLIDELTVFENVELPLVYTNVPAAERKRRVEEVLEKVQIMHRRNHFPQQLSGGQQQRVAVARAVVNNPKLILADEPTGNLDSNNGNEVMQLLTELNEAGTTIVMVTHSEHDAKFSDRVIRMLDGQVIMETSALKQNG; encoded by the coding sequence ATGATCAAAATCAGTAACCTTCAAAAGTACTATCGTACAGAAGAAGTAGAAACCGTGGCACTCAACAATTTGAATATCCATGTTAAGGAGGGTGAATTTGTTGCTGTCATGGGACCTTCTGGATGTGGCAAATCTACGCTGCTCAATATTATCGGGCTTCTAGATGATTTGGATGAAGGAAGCTACCTGTTTAATGACATCGAAGTGGCTAAGTTCAAAGAACGTGGCCGTTCAGATTTACGCAAGCATAATATTGGTTTTGTATTCCAAAGTTTTAACCTTATTGATGAATTGACCGTATTTGAAAACGTAGAACTGCCTTTAGTATATACCAATGTTCCTGCAGCAGAGCGTAAACGCCGTGTTGAAGAGGTACTGGAGAAAGTACAGATCATGCACCGACGCAACCACTTTCCGCAACAACTCTCTGGAGGTCAGCAGCAACGTGTAGCCGTAGCCCGAGCTGTAGTTAATAACCCAAAACTGATACTTGCCGATGAGCCTACAGGTAACTTAGATTCCAACAATGGTAACGAGGTCATGCAGTTATTAACAGAACTAAATGAAGCAGGAACAACCATCGTTATGGTAACCCATAGTGAGCATGATGCCAAATTTTCTGACCGCGTAATCCGTATGCTCGATGGTCAGGTGATCATGGAGACATCTGCACTAAAACAAAATGGATAA
- a CDS encoding ABC transporter permease, translated as MNNFKLIFRQLWRNRLFTLLNIVELSIGISACWVIFRIVNYEFSFDQKQPDKELIYKVHTSYLENNKTDNFDGIPAPLPAFVKDNLSDMALSVPIFNQYFERVSRPNQANNPLIFEDQKNIFGTTSDYFKLTDYRWLQGNKDHVFKQPNEVVLTESRAKLYFPKQELANIMGKTLSYDSTLFTVTGIVEDLTYPSSFIGKEFIQIPSKDWNSTTWTNSNSDWQLFIKIKSNQVITPLLKSINAKAHEMTHEEFKKYGFSMSANVIPLSELHFTSFAQESTDKKTMYGIIGIGIFLLVLACINYINLTTAQVPHRAKEIGIRKTLGESQKRITFIFFLETFIIAILALLLSWPLVQFIQTILSSYIPKEMYNFADNLTVLLFIAGTTILITLLSSWYPALLINKVRISEVIKITGGSKVNMGGLSLRKALIVFQFVIAQVFVVSTFIIGMQLKHSLNSKLGFNKDAIITMQLPYKSYQSADTDPFTYKHALTGLSAIKRVSLGHLPMSSDHWGNSIVAKSDTGEIRINHQFKFIDEDYFKLYDIRILAGREIKLADSTSGIALNLVAVEKLGFKSASEAIGSFVKLDDKDRQIVTVIDNFHSKNMHSKIGPLELRPSNKKGQLKTISVQLPDHQEKWSSALQQIEKEWKKYYPNAPFKYEFYDQQIKNQYENDTKFSKIINLSTSITILLSCLGLIGLVTITTAQRTKEIGIRKVLGSKISGIVQLLSKEYLKLIFLSILIASPIAWWAMHHWLNDFAYKINLSWWMFAIPAVITLIIAFITMSYHSIKAARANPVESLRDE; from the coding sequence ATGAACAATTTTAAATTAATTTTCAGACAATTATGGCGTAACCGCCTCTTTACCTTACTTAATATCGTCGAATTATCTATCGGTATCAGTGCATGCTGGGTGATATTCCGTATTGTCAATTATGAATTTAGTTTTGATCAAAAACAACCTGATAAAGAATTAATTTACAAAGTCCATACGAGCTATCTTGAAAATAACAAAACGGATAATTTTGATGGAATTCCAGCTCCATTACCCGCATTTGTAAAGGATAATTTATCTGATATGGCCCTATCTGTTCCTATTTTCAACCAATATTTTGAACGAGTTAGCCGACCAAATCAAGCTAATAATCCATTAATATTTGAAGATCAAAAAAATATTTTTGGTACTACTTCAGATTATTTCAAGTTAACTGATTACAGGTGGCTACAGGGAAATAAAGACCATGTGTTTAAGCAACCTAATGAGGTGGTGTTGACTGAATCAAGAGCAAAATTATACTTTCCTAAGCAGGAATTAGCAAATATTATGGGTAAAACCTTATCCTACGATAGTACCTTATTTACTGTTACTGGAATCGTGGAAGACTTAACTTACCCAAGTAGTTTTATTGGAAAAGAATTTATTCAAATTCCATCGAAAGATTGGAACAGTACCACTTGGACAAATTCAAATTCGGATTGGCAATTGTTTATTAAAATCAAATCGAACCAGGTGATCACACCGCTATTAAAGTCGATTAATGCTAAAGCTCATGAAATGACCCATGAGGAATTTAAAAAGTATGGTTTCAGCATGTCTGCAAATGTAATTCCGTTATCCGAATTACATTTTACATCATTCGCACAAGAAAGTACTGACAAAAAAACAATGTATGGTATTATTGGTATCGGAATCTTTTTATTGGTCCTTGCCTGTATCAACTATATCAATCTAACAACAGCACAAGTCCCTCATAGAGCAAAAGAAATAGGTATCAGAAAAACGTTGGGTGAAAGTCAAAAAAGAATAACCTTCATTTTTTTTCTGGAGACATTTATCATCGCTATCTTGGCTCTCTTATTATCGTGGCCATTAGTCCAATTTATCCAAACCATTTTAAGTTCTTACATTCCTAAAGAAATGTACAATTTTGCTGACAACTTAACGGTACTCTTATTTATAGCTGGAACAACAATTTTGATCACTCTCCTATCAAGTTGGTATCCTGCCCTCCTCATAAATAAAGTTAGAATCTCAGAAGTTATTAAAATTACGGGGGGTAGTAAAGTAAATATGGGTGGCTTGTCCTTAAGAAAAGCGCTGATCGTATTTCAATTTGTGATTGCTCAGGTATTTGTTGTCTCCACATTTATTATCGGAATGCAACTTAAACATTCGTTAAATAGTAAACTTGGGTTTAATAAGGACGCAATTATTACCATGCAGCTGCCCTACAAAAGTTATCAAAGTGCTGACACGGATCCTTTTACTTATAAACATGCATTGACTGGGCTTTCGGCTATCAAACGTGTTTCATTAGGTCACCTTCCGATGAGTTCTGATCATTGGGGCAATTCAATCGTTGCAAAAAGTGATACCGGAGAAATACGGATTAACCATCAGTTTAAGTTTATCGATGAAGATTATTTTAAATTATATGATATACGGATTCTAGCTGGTCGAGAGATCAAACTAGCGGATAGTACTTCAGGTATAGCTCTAAATCTAGTTGCTGTTGAAAAACTAGGATTCAAGTCTGCCTCGGAGGCTATTGGTTCTTTCGTTAAGCTCGATGACAAGGATAGGCAAATCGTTACGGTGATCGATAATTTTCATAGCAAGAATATGCACAGTAAAATTGGTCCTTTAGAACTGAGACCTTCAAACAAAAAAGGCCAATTAAAAACGATTAGTGTCCAATTGCCAGACCATCAAGAAAAATGGTCATCTGCTTTGCAACAGATTGAAAAGGAATGGAAAAAATACTATCCGAATGCTCCTTTTAAATATGAATTTTATGACCAGCAGATCAAAAATCAATACGAAAATGACACAAAGTTTTCAAAAATAATCAATCTTTCTACTTCGATCACCATCCTATTAAGTTGCTTAGGCCTTATTGGGCTAGTGACGATAACGACAGCCCAGCGCACAAAGGAAATCGGAATCCGTAAAGTATTGGGTAGCAAAATTTCGGGAATTGTCCAATTACTATCTAAGGAATATCTCAAATTAATTTTCCTCTCTATTCTGATAGCTTCACCGATTGCGTGGTGGGCGATGCACCATTGGTTGAATGATTTTGCCTACAAAATTAATCTGAGCTGGTGGATGTTTGCCATCCCAGCGGTCATTACGTTGATTATTGCATTTATCACCATGAGTTACCATTCCATCAAAGCAGCAAGAGCTAATCCTGTAGAAAGCTTAAGAGATGAATAA